The Mercurialis annua linkage group LG8, ddMerAnnu1.2, whole genome shotgun sequence genome window below encodes:
- the LOC126660286 gene encoding germin-like protein 9-3, with protein sequence MAMSYSNLILILVLALASTKMALAGDPDILSDFIPPANNTFVDGKFFTFSGFRSLMNQIPQNFTVTKASMIEFPAVNGQSVSYALLRYPPSGLNPPHTHPRAAELLFLVSGCLQVGFVDTKNVLYNQTLFGGDMFIFPKGLVHFQFNPDTQLAATAISAFGSASAGTVSVPMSVFGSGIDDGILAKAFKTDEYTIQKIKAGFPKP encoded by the coding sequence ATGGCCATGAGTTATTCCAACCTCATTCTGATACTTGTTCTCGCCTTGGCGAGCACCAAGATGGCGCTTGCAGGCGATCCGGACATTCTTTCGGACTTCATTCCACCGGCAAATAACACCTTTGTTGACGGAAAATTCTTTACCTTCTCGGGATTTCGTTCTCTAATGAATCAAATCCCACAAAACTTCACCGTAACGAAAGCTAGTATGATTGAATTCCCAGCGGTTAATGGGCAAAGTGTGTCGTATGCGCTACTTCGATATCCACCCAGCGGTCTGAACCCACCGCACACGCACCCTCGCGCTGCGGAGCTGTTGTTCCTCGTTAGTGGCTGTTTACAAGTAGGGTTTGTTGATACTAAGAACGTTCTTTATAACCAAACTCTTTTTGGTGGGGATATGTTCATTTTTCCGAAGGGACTTgttcattttcaatttaatcctgATACTCAGCTAGCAGCGACCGCAATTTCAGCATTCGGAAGTGCAAGTGCCGGAACAGTTTCTGTGCCTATGTCTGTGTTTGGTTCGGGAATTGACGATGGAATTCTTGCCAAGGCATTTAAAACTGATGAATATACTATTCAGAAGATCAAGGCTGGCTTTCCCAAACCTTGA